One genomic window of Euzebya sp. includes the following:
- a CDS encoding LLM class flavin-dependent oxidoreductase — MRTPFELGIDTFGDRTVDADGKLKHPAAVIRDVVAEGVRADQVGLDFIGIGEHHRDDFAVSAPDVVLAGIAGQTERIRLGSAVTVLSSDDPVRVFQRFSTLDAISGGRAEVILGRGSFIESFPLFGYDLGDYEVLFEDKLDLFAHLLEEGPVTWSGQTRPPLDQQVVWPPTESGRLRTWVGVGGSPESVIRAARYGLPLMLAIIGGAPQRFAPLVDLYHRALGELGRDPQPIGAHLPGHVAETDDQALAELWPGFREMHARIGRERGWAPMRYEDFEAQAGPDGALVVGSPQTVADKVIRIARGLQLSRIDLKVSAGPLGHDAIMRSIELLGTEVAPQVRAALAEEPAAAVG, encoded by the coding sequence ATGCGCACCCCCTTCGAGCTCGGCATCGACACCTTCGGCGACCGGACCGTCGACGCCGACGGGAAGCTGAAGCACCCCGCGGCGGTCATCCGCGACGTCGTCGCCGAGGGCGTCCGCGCCGATCAGGTCGGCTTGGACTTCATCGGCATCGGCGAGCACCACCGCGACGACTTCGCCGTCTCCGCCCCCGACGTGGTCCTCGCGGGGATCGCCGGGCAGACCGAGCGGATCCGCCTCGGGTCCGCCGTCACCGTCCTCAGCTCCGACGACCCCGTGCGGGTCTTCCAGCGCTTCTCCACGCTGGACGCGATCTCGGGCGGACGGGCCGAGGTGATCCTCGGCCGCGGCTCCTTCATCGAGTCCTTCCCGCTGTTCGGCTACGACCTCGGCGACTACGAGGTGCTGTTCGAGGACAAGCTCGACCTGTTCGCCCACCTCCTCGAGGAGGGACCGGTCACCTGGTCCGGCCAGACCCGCCCGCCCCTCGACCAGCAGGTGGTGTGGCCGCCGACGGAGTCCGGTCGCCTGCGGACCTGGGTCGGCGTGGGCGGCAGCCCCGAGTCGGTCATCCGGGCGGCCCGGTACGGCCTGCCGCTCATGCTCGCCATCATCGGCGGCGCCCCCCAGCGCTTCGCGCCGCTCGTGGACCTCTACCACCGCGCACTCGGCGAGCTCGGCCGTGACCCCCAGCCCATCGGCGCCCACCTGCCCGGCCACGTCGCCGAGACCGACGACCAGGCCCTCGCCGAGCTGTGGCCCGGCTTCCGGGAGATGCACGCCCGCATCGGGCGCGAGCGCGGCTGGGCGCCGATGCGGTACGAGGACTTCGAGGCCCAGGCCGGCCCCGACGGCGCGCTGGTCGTCGGGTCACCGCAGACCGTCGCCGACAAGGTCATCCGCATCGCCCGCGGGCTGCAGCTGTCCCGCATCGACCTGAAGGTCTCCGCCGGCCCGCTCGGGCACGACGCGATCATGCGCAGCATCGAGCTGCTCGGCACCGAGGTCGCCCCGCAGGTCCGCGCGGCGCTGGCGGAGGAGCCGGCCGCCGCCGTCGGCTGA